From one Neovison vison isolate M4711 chromosome 1, ASM_NN_V1, whole genome shotgun sequence genomic stretch:
- the MTRF1L gene encoding peptide chain release factor 1-like, mitochondrial isoform X4, with protein sequence MRPQLLRGAARCLWARKIVSPARRHLNCGSLPLEELFARGGPLRTFLERQAGSEAQLQVRGSELLATAKLLSEKERELQETEHLLHDENEDLRKLAENEISSCQNEITQLKHKIILLLVPSEETDESDLILEVALDMHLPALGV encoded by the exons ATGCGGCCCCAGCTCTTGCGGGGTGCTGCTCGGTGTTTGTGGGCCCGCAAGATTGTCAGCCCGGCCCGCCGGCACCTCAACTGCGGTAGCCTGCCGCTGGAGGAGCTGTTCGCCCGCGGCGGGCCCTTACGGACCTTTCTGGAGCGCCAGGCTGGGTCTGAAGCCCAGTTGCAGGTCAGGGGGTCTGAGCTGCTGGCGACGGCTAAACTGCTGAGCGAGAAGGAGCGGGAGCTGCAGGAGACCGAGCACTTGCTACACG ATGAAAATGAAGACTTAAGGAAACTTGCAGAGAATGAAATATCCTCCTGCCAAAATGAAATAACTCAGTTGAAGCATAAG ATTATTTTACTTTTGGTTCCCTCAGAAGAAACAGATGAAAGTGATTTGATCCTGGAG GTGGCCTTAGACATGCATCTGCCAGCATTGGGGGTTTAG
- the MTRF1L gene encoding peptide chain release factor 1-like, mitochondrial isoform X1 — MRPQLLRGAARCLWARKIVSPARRHLNCGSLPLEELFARGGPLRTFLERQAGSEAQLQVRGSELLATAKLLSEKERELQETEHLLHDENEDLRKLAENEISSCQNEITQLKHKIILLLVPSEETDESDLILEVTAGVGGQEAMLFTSEMFDMYQQYAAFKRWHFETLEYFPSEIGGLRHASASIGGLEAYKHMKFEGGVHRVQRVPKTEKQGRIHTSTMTVAILPQPTEINLVINPKDLRIDTKRASGAGGQHVNTTDSAVRIVHLPTGVVSECQQERSQLKNREMAMKKLRAKLYSMYLEEETRKRYSARKIQVGTKGRSEKIRTYNFPQNRVTDHRINKSLHDLETFMQGGYLLDELVQSLKDYADYESLVEIISKKV; from the exons ATGCGGCCCCAGCTCTTGCGGGGTGCTGCTCGGTGTTTGTGGGCCCGCAAGATTGTCAGCCCGGCCCGCCGGCACCTCAACTGCGGTAGCCTGCCGCTGGAGGAGCTGTTCGCCCGCGGCGGGCCCTTACGGACCTTTCTGGAGCGCCAGGCTGGGTCTGAAGCCCAGTTGCAGGTCAGGGGGTCTGAGCTGCTGGCGACGGCTAAACTGCTGAGCGAGAAGGAGCGGGAGCTGCAGGAGACCGAGCACTTGCTACACG ATGAAAATGAAGACTTAAGGAAACTTGCAGAGAATGAAATATCCTCCTGCCAAAATGAAATAACTCAGTTGAAGCATAAG ATTATTTTACTTTTGGTTCCCTCAGAAGAAACAGATGAAAGTGATTTGATCCTGGAGGTAACTGCTGGAGTTGGGGGTCAGGAGGCAATGTTGTTTACTTCAGAGATGTTTGATATGTATCAGCAATACGCTGCATTTAAAAGGTGGCATTTTGAAACCCTGGAATATTTTccaagtgaaatag GTGGCCTTAGACATGCATCTGCCAGCATTGGGGGTTTAGAAGCCTATAAGCACATGAAATTTGAAGGAGGTGTGCACAGGGTACAAAGAGTGCCGAAGACAGAGAAGCAAGGCCGCATCCACACTAGCACCATGACTGTAGCAATCTTACCCCAACCGACCGAG ATTAATCTGGTAATTAACCCAAAAGATTTGCGAATTGATACTAAGCGAGCCAGTGGAGCTGGAGGACAGCATGTAAATACCACAGACAGTGCTGTCCGGATAGTTCATCTTCCAACAG GTGTTGTTTCTGAATGCCAACAAGAGAGATCTCAACTGAAAAACAGAGAGATGGCTATGAAAAAGCTACGTGCAAAACTGTACAGCATGTATCTAgaggaagaaacaaggaaaagataCAGTGCTAGAAAGATTCAG GTTGGAACTAAAGGAAGGTCAGAGAAAATAAGAACATATAATTTTCCACAGAACCGGGTCACAGATCACAGAATAAACAAGTCACTTCATGATCTTGAAACTTTTATGCAAGGGGGGTATCTACTGGATGAACTTGTACAGTCCTTGAAGGACTATGCTGATTATGAATCTTTAgtagaaattatttccaaaaaagTCTGA
- the MTRF1L gene encoding peptide chain release factor 1-like, mitochondrial isoform X5 — translation MRPQLLRGAARCLWARKIVSPARRHLNCGSLPLEELFARGGPLRTFLERQAGSEAQLQVRGSELLATAKLLSEKERELQETEHLLHDENEDLRKLAENEISSCQNEITQLKHKKKQMKVI, via the exons ATGCGGCCCCAGCTCTTGCGGGGTGCTGCTCGGTGTTTGTGGGCCCGCAAGATTGTCAGCCCGGCCCGCCGGCACCTCAACTGCGGTAGCCTGCCGCTGGAGGAGCTGTTCGCCCGCGGCGGGCCCTTACGGACCTTTCTGGAGCGCCAGGCTGGGTCTGAAGCCCAGTTGCAGGTCAGGGGGTCTGAGCTGCTGGCGACGGCTAAACTGCTGAGCGAGAAGGAGCGGGAGCTGCAGGAGACCGAGCACTTGCTACACG ATGAAAATGAAGACTTAAGGAAACTTGCAGAGAATGAAATATCCTCCTGCCAAAATGAAATAACTCAGTTGAAGCATAAG AAGAAACAGATGAAAGTGATTTGA
- the MTRF1L gene encoding peptide chain release factor 1-like, mitochondrial isoform X2 has product MRPQLLRGAARCLWARKIVSPARRHLNCGSLPLEELFARGGPLRTFLERQAGSEAQLQVRGSELLATAKLLSEKERELQETEHLLHDENEDLRKLAENEISSCQNEITQLKHKIILLLVPSEETDESDLILEVTAGVGGQEAMLFTSEMFDMYQQYAAFKRWHFETLEYFPSEIGGLRHASASIGGLEAYKHMKFEGGVHRVQRVPKTEKQGRIHTSTMTVAILPQPTEINLVINPKDLRIDTKRASGAGGQHVNTTDSAVRIVHLPTGRRKRKRVFLDNK; this is encoded by the exons ATGCGGCCCCAGCTCTTGCGGGGTGCTGCTCGGTGTTTGTGGGCCCGCAAGATTGTCAGCCCGGCCCGCCGGCACCTCAACTGCGGTAGCCTGCCGCTGGAGGAGCTGTTCGCCCGCGGCGGGCCCTTACGGACCTTTCTGGAGCGCCAGGCTGGGTCTGAAGCCCAGTTGCAGGTCAGGGGGTCTGAGCTGCTGGCGACGGCTAAACTGCTGAGCGAGAAGGAGCGGGAGCTGCAGGAGACCGAGCACTTGCTACACG ATGAAAATGAAGACTTAAGGAAACTTGCAGAGAATGAAATATCCTCCTGCCAAAATGAAATAACTCAGTTGAAGCATAAG ATTATTTTACTTTTGGTTCCCTCAGAAGAAACAGATGAAAGTGATTTGATCCTGGAGGTAACTGCTGGAGTTGGGGGTCAGGAGGCAATGTTGTTTACTTCAGAGATGTTTGATATGTATCAGCAATACGCTGCATTTAAAAGGTGGCATTTTGAAACCCTGGAATATTTTccaagtgaaatag GTGGCCTTAGACATGCATCTGCCAGCATTGGGGGTTTAGAAGCCTATAAGCACATGAAATTTGAAGGAGGTGTGCACAGGGTACAAAGAGTGCCGAAGACAGAGAAGCAAGGCCGCATCCACACTAGCACCATGACTGTAGCAATCTTACCCCAACCGACCGAG ATTAATCTGGTAATTAACCCAAAAGATTTGCGAATTGATACTAAGCGAGCCAGTGGAGCTGGAGGACAGCATGTAAATACCACAGACAGTGCTGTCCGGATAGTTCATCTTCCAACAG gaagaagaaaaagaaaacgagTATTCCTTGATAATAAATGA
- the MTRF1L gene encoding peptide chain release factor 1-like, mitochondrial isoform X3: MLFTSEMFDMYQQYAAFKRWHFETLEYFPSEIGGLRHASASIGGLEAYKHMKFEGGVHRVQRVPKTEKQGRIHTSTMTVAILPQPTEINLVINPKDLRIDTKRASGAGGQHVNTTDSAVRIVHLPTGVVSECQQERSQLKNREMAMKKLRAKLYSMYLEEETRKRYSARKIQVGTKGRSEKIRTYNFPQNRVTDHRINKSLHDLETFMQGGYLLDELVQSLKDYADYESLVEIISKKV, translated from the exons ATGTTGTTTACTTCAGAGATGTTTGATATGTATCAGCAATACGCTGCATTTAAAAGGTGGCATTTTGAAACCCTGGAATATTTTccaagtgaaatag GTGGCCTTAGACATGCATCTGCCAGCATTGGGGGTTTAGAAGCCTATAAGCACATGAAATTTGAAGGAGGTGTGCACAGGGTACAAAGAGTGCCGAAGACAGAGAAGCAAGGCCGCATCCACACTAGCACCATGACTGTAGCAATCTTACCCCAACCGACCGAG ATTAATCTGGTAATTAACCCAAAAGATTTGCGAATTGATACTAAGCGAGCCAGTGGAGCTGGAGGACAGCATGTAAATACCACAGACAGTGCTGTCCGGATAGTTCATCTTCCAACAG GTGTTGTTTCTGAATGCCAACAAGAGAGATCTCAACTGAAAAACAGAGAGATGGCTATGAAAAAGCTACGTGCAAAACTGTACAGCATGTATCTAgaggaagaaacaaggaaaagataCAGTGCTAGAAAGATTCAG GTTGGAACTAAAGGAAGGTCAGAGAAAATAAGAACATATAATTTTCCACAGAACCGGGTCACAGATCACAGAATAAACAAGTCACTTCATGATCTTGAAACTTTTATGCAAGGGGGGTATCTACTGGATGAACTTGTACAGTCCTTGAAGGACTATGCTGATTATGAATCTTTAgtagaaattatttccaaaaaagTCTGA